Proteins co-encoded in one Paracrocinitomix mangrovi genomic window:
- a CDS encoding LytR/AlgR family response regulator transcription factor — MNLIQILKRPFYSDTSPMYWVKMAVLFGLFVFLFLYLFRPFQIEGVEGDLLMVCLTFGGITTGAMLVLDLIFLPLLVKKVCEENWNVGLSILWTVIHIGVIALLNSLYFSYTFLDGFEWRNLIWFFATTMMVSVFPVGFVFILQERRDNSKYQKESRVIMDHIKEIQLVPKEQMILIKSKNANEDVELSVDHLLYLQSADNYVTVFYLDGNDQIQKKIIRNSLSSIAIDLSDQDQLFHCHRSYLVNLSKVDNVSGNAQGFRLHIQGASQEIPVSRKYNDFVKSYFSKN; from the coding sequence ATGAACCTCATCCAAATTTTAAAGAGACCATTTTATTCAGATACAAGTCCAATGTATTGGGTTAAAATGGCCGTGCTCTTTGGGCTGTTTGTTTTTCTTTTTCTTTATTTATTCAGACCGTTTCAAATTGAAGGAGTAGAAGGGGATTTGTTGATGGTGTGCCTTACATTCGGCGGAATTACAACAGGAGCAATGCTTGTTTTGGATTTAATTTTTCTTCCATTGCTGGTAAAAAAAGTTTGTGAAGAAAATTGGAATGTGGGATTATCTATTTTATGGACTGTGATTCACATTGGGGTAATTGCTCTGCTAAACAGTCTTTACTTTTCATATACATTTTTAGATGGATTTGAATGGAGAAATCTGATTTGGTTTTTTGCTACAACAATGATGGTGAGTGTTTTTCCTGTGGGATTTGTTTTTATTCTTCAAGAAAGAAGAGATAACAGCAAGTATCAAAAGGAATCACGGGTGATTATGGATCACATCAAAGAGATACAGTTAGTGCCTAAAGAGCAGATGATTTTGATTAAATCTAAAAATGCCAACGAGGATGTGGAATTGAGTGTTGATCATTTACTTTACTTACAATCGGCAGATAACTATGTAACGGTTTTTTATTTGGATGGGAATGATCAGATTCAGAAGAAAATTATTAGAAATTCCTTGAGTTCAATAGCAATAGACTTGTCTGATCAAGATCAATTGTTCCATTGTCATAGAAGCTATCTTGTCAATCTATCTAAAGTTGATAATGTAAGTGGTAATGCGCAAGGGTTTAGACTGCATATTCAAGGTGCTAGTCAAGAAATTCCGGTTTCTAGAAAATACAATGATTTTGTCAAATCTTATTTTAGTAAAAATTGA